A window of Pseudomonas mucidolens contains these coding sequences:
- a CDS encoding GNAT family N-acetyltransferase yields MTIDWVCKHHTQLGKEQLYAILRLRQEVFVIEQKCLYQDIDDQDLVGDTHHLTGWKDQQLVAYLRLLDPTSHNGDVVIGRVIVAPVARGTGLGHQMMEETLRQIDVIWPETPIFLSAQAHLQGYYAGYGFVAVGEEYLEDGIAHIGMRRQG; encoded by the coding sequence ATGACAATTGACTGGGTTTGCAAACATCACACACAGCTGGGCAAGGAACAGTTGTACGCCATCCTGCGCCTGCGCCAGGAAGTGTTTGTGATTGAGCAGAAATGCCTCTATCAAGACATCGACGACCAGGACCTGGTGGGTGACACCCATCACCTGACGGGCTGGAAAGATCAGCAACTGGTGGCCTACCTGCGGCTGCTCGACCCGACCTCCCACAACGGTGACGTGGTGATCGGGCGAGTGATCGTCGCACCGGTGGCACGAGGCACCGGGCTAGGCCATCAGATGATGGAAGAAACGCTCAGGCAGATCGACGTCATCTGGCCCGAAACGCCGATCTTTCTCTCAGCCCAGGCACATTTGCAGGGGTATTACGCAGGCTATGGATTTGTGGCTGTGGGCGAGGAATACCTCGAAGATGGTATTGCGCACATCGGCATGCGTCGTCAGGGATAA
- a CDS encoding substrate-binding periplasmic protein, which yields MLRLSRAVAVLVLLTLAPAAAAERLRLVADAWPPFTDVTLLNGGLATDIVTTALARAGYPSDFKQVPWARALMGVGDGRYDVLINAWYDDTRKQLGQFSAEYLLNRVRFLKRRDDPVEFQNLQQLQAYPIAVVRGYAYSTDFDAEPGLQKIPVHNFAMAVRMLAAERVRLTVEDEYVARYYLARESPRVRNALEFLPKTLSENSLHILVSLKNPKHEQIVAGFDREIARMKADGSYARLLKRHGM from the coding sequence ATGTTGCGATTGTCTCGTGCCGTTGCTGTGCTCGTACTGCTGACGCTGGCCCCGGCAGCGGCAGCGGAACGCTTGCGCCTGGTCGCTGACGCGTGGCCACCGTTTACCGATGTCACGCTGCTTAATGGTGGATTGGCCACCGACATCGTCACCACGGCCCTGGCGCGCGCCGGCTATCCCAGTGATTTCAAGCAAGTGCCATGGGCCAGGGCGTTGATGGGAGTGGGGGACGGTCGTTATGACGTGCTGATCAATGCCTGGTACGACGATACGCGTAAGCAGTTGGGGCAGTTTTCCGCCGAGTATTTGCTTAACCGCGTGCGTTTCCTCAAGCGTCGGGACGATCCCGTGGAGTTCCAGAACCTGCAGCAGCTGCAGGCTTATCCCATTGCCGTGGTGCGTGGTTATGCTTATTCGACGGACTTCGACGCGGAGCCCGGGTTGCAGAAAATTCCGGTGCATAACTTTGCCATGGCGGTGCGCATGCTTGCGGCTGAACGGGTAAGGTTGACGGTGGAAGATGAGTATGTCGCGCGCTATTACCTGGCGCGGGAGTCACCGCGGGTGCGTAACGCGCTGGAGTTCTTGCCCAAGACCTTGAGTGAAAACAGCCTGCATATCCTCGTCAGCCTGAAAAACCCGAAGCATGAGCAGATCGTCGCCGGGTTTGATCGGGAGATTGCCCGGATGAAGGCAGATGGCAGTTATGCGCGTCTGCTGAAGCGGCATGGGATGTAG